The genomic region ATCTAAAGCATACTTTTAAGAAGGATGTTTTTCTATAAAAGATGCCTCAGTTGACATACAAATGTCActgaattgaaaataaaaagcatatcCTATCTAACAAAAGATAAGCAACgaaagcaaagcttttcagggaaaaaaaatagggcaGTGAATATAGACAAAGAATTTGAGATAATTGGAAGCAGTCATTTTCACGGACTCTGACTTTACACTTTTTCATTACACAAAAACTAgatgacatttaaaatgcagcatgTCAACTACTATAGGGCTAACAGACATTTGAGCATTTATATTTCATATGTGCATCATCTGATGAAAAAgagtaaatatttcagaaaatcaCCATGTGTAGGTCTCAAAAGTATGATTACTTTGCTTTCCTCAATTTGTCCTccaatttttgtctttttagaCAGCAATGAATGGAATGAATATGTGAAGAAAGTAAGAATGtgaaatttaataataaaacagcagaaggaaatttgCTAACTTTCTAAGCAACTACACTGTTCAAAACAATTACATCATTTCAACAGTAAGCTTTCAAGTTTCATTTTGTTCTCTCAGACCTGACATGAAAATTCCACCAATAccaaaaatatcaaaataagacattttaaaGATGAGCAAAACGTGCTCCTCTTCTAAAACTTAACATACaacttatatttaaaattacatacaaGGGTATTTCAGCTAAACCAGTTACTAAAACAAGCAATCAGCCATGACAGAACTTCAAGTTTTCCAGTTCTCAGAAACAGTCTTGCTAAAAACCCTGACGTTAGGGCTTCAAGTAGCATTGCATTAAGCAGTTGGTCACCTCAACAAGATGGCACAAGACTGCCAccttgtgaaaagaaaataaccagACCTGCATTAACAGGACAAAAATCAactgcctgtccccagggactACAGAATACTTTCTTCcacaatatttttaagagaagcAATCCATCTGATATATCTACTCACAAGAAAAGTAACAGGTAGAAAAATTTGTCAGTATGCACATATTGCTTATAGTGTAAAATTCATGCTAATTTTGAACATGAACATGTGTTGTCAAAGAActaaaaaggaattaaatacagaatgttcatgaataacagaaaatacagttcacAGCATATAGGATTATCAAACAAACTTCCTAGCTTCCCAAATAACCACGTATTtttaactaaaagaaaaaaacaatgtgttcaattatttgtctttttttgtcccGCCTCAAAACAATTCAGCTATGCTGTGGCTGTCCAGCtctctgtttttattattcCGACAGTTACTGAAAAATCATCATCTTCTTTCTGTCTGAGAAAAACCGAACCTaagcctttatttttaaacagcgATTATAAAAATGTTAGCTAtgccatttttgttttcatcttggACATTTCAACAAattcatgtgatttttttctaaatggatAGCTGATCAATAAAATTTACAATCAATTACCATTTTACTGTTGTTGTAAGTAATTTCATTGCCGAATGACACCTGCTGAGGAATTAGCCTAAAGTAAGCAATTATGGTTCTACTGGAACAAGAAGACCTTGGCAACATAAACCAGGATAAACACAGTCCTTTCTGCATGTCTTTAAGATGAATAGCTAATAAATTATGAACAACTacaatggaaatatttcaggaGCAAAATACTAAAATCAATCTTCCAAAAGATACTTGCTCCAAGATTATAAAGTATGTTTAACTAATTCTTATATCTAAACAATGCTACTGCTACATGTCAAATTTTCAAGAGATGTTGATGGAATTTGGAAACCTTTCTTTATGACTAATTATGATATAATTACAACCATCTTGATTTCTGAGACTGAATCAGGCTAACATCGAATATTACCTGCGAACTCCCTGTGCTTCATCAGCAAAAGCGAAAACACAGCTTTactctaaaaataaattccccTTTCATGTTTTAGTGATTCATGGACTTTCCTCTTTAATTTAAACTTACATCAACTCAGCCTGCTTttaaattagcaaaatacattGAGAATAATTGTtctcttaaattaaaatatgtaagtaTACTGATAAACCCCATGATAAAATATGCCATCTTGTAATATTGgttaaaaaagccccaacagTTCACAGACATCTCTCTACATGTCATTTTTCTAGTGTCTTGTGATATGGAGCTCATTAGAAGGTATTGTGCTCTAAATTTGCATTcacttttctttacaaaagaaaagcattaaaactgTATATATTTAAACTTGGTTCTGTCCACTTGAAACATGGCTCTGTTAAGAATAAGTAGGAAGCATAAACACTGTATCTTAACAGTGTTGATAACCAAAGGCATTCACATACCAGTATCAATAGATACGCTGGACAAAACAAAACGCCTGTGGACTATGTAAGCACAGGAATTTTTGCATCTTGTCAAGTGAATGAACACCTGCTCCCCTAcataaagccagaaaaaaaaccccagatctAGAAGACAGTTCAGAATTCTAGCCAGagccccatcccttcccatgTGACCACTGCAACTCACTCAGTACTAAAATTTGAGGACACAAATGAAGTTGTACTAAAACACACATATGCTCTTTACCTTGTTTACATTTGTACTGGCATGGTatacaaaaacaaaactggaagcAGAAGGCATGCAAGAATTCCCCCCCAATCTGTCATACTAAAATGACAGCACAAGACAACATCTTGGATTCCACAAGAACCAGGCTGGATTCTTGAAAAGCAACCCATTTCAGGTTTCTCTTGCCCCTTCAACTTATATATAAGCAAATAGGGAGTGATCGAAAATGGCTTTCCCTATCATACACACATTATCAACAAATTACCATATGGGCAACAGGCCAAGAAGCAAACAGTGACCTggcaaatgtcttaaattcaaTACAAATAAACCTACTCATTGAAGAGTGGCTTTAAGGTTTCCTTAGAAGAAACAGGGTTGCAAAAACATTGGACAGGAGAATCTGAGTTAACCACACTCTTCATGGTGTTAGTACAGGGATGGGATCAGAGCCAGGACGTTGATCTGCatactgtaaaagaaaaaaaaaacaaaacaaaacagtactGATGTGAGTAATAACTCCACAGTACTGACTTTTTGGGAAACAATTCCATTTCAGAGTGACTGGAGTGGCAATAATATGATATGTTTGCATAGATCTGGTGGCAGTATTTTCGTTACAGAATAAGAAAGAACTTAAAGGTGCTACACAGTATGTGAAGTTTTGGATCCCCCCCGCCACATAATTTAGTTATATTTATAAAACTGCTTAATAGTTAACTTTAAGTGATCAAATACTTCTGAGTCTAATTAAAGTCATTTACTGACAGGAACCATTACAGCCTTCTTTTATTCTGATGATAATGCAccagatgcttttaaaaaatatatatatacacacacattgtATTTTACCTTTgtagaacaaaataaatactcCCTAGTTCCTTAGATTTGTATATAtatggaaaacatttaaaagagcAATTCAGTAACGCTATTAGTATTTCTTTAAGATTACACGTCAAAGATGTTAGAAACACTCTGTTCAACTTGGGAGTGCACTCATATCCTACTTCAATACAAATCTGTGAACACAGAACCTCAGGACATAAAAGCCTGATTATTTAAACAGGTATTCATTAGACTGCATTCCACTGTGTAACGACACATTTCAGTCTGACATACATAAATTACTCCCTTTCTAATAGGTCACATTATCAACTGCAATTTATCTTTTGTTGTACAATAACATTTATTCCCCCAAAGAAGGTACATGGACATAGCCTCCACTATATTTTCTAAATAtcagtttgaaataaaattttcaaaatgctcTAATGATTTAAGAGCCTACATTCTGTTTGCAAAACTACTGTAAGCATTTATtgacaaaaaaataatgaaaattcaGAGGGATGTAGGAAGATTTGAAAACATTATACTTGACCGCTAGCAAACCTAGATGGAAATGGCTTGATCCAAGGAGTAAATATGCACCCAGAGGTAATGAAAAAGTTAAACACttaaatactttgttttaaagagaaacGTCTGAAACATAAACTGTCATACCTTCAAGGGCATATTATACACTATTTTATTATAATGCAAAATGACTGTAAACATCTCCCTTATTTCGCATTAATTACAGAAAGGTGTTCTCAAATTTCCCCTCATATTGAATTTATTAATTTCAGGCGCTCATAAATTTAATATATGGAATATCTTCACAATACAACAAATCAGATCTCACATGCAGTTCCAAGAAATAAGCAAACAGCTTACATCCCCAACTccaactggggaaaaaagcccttACATAATGCAAAACATACTGCTTCATTCCAGAGTCCACAGAAACAGAACCAGGTTTTCCTAAGGGTATGaaagtatcaaaaaaaaaaaagaaagaaaaagtcaccACATAAACCTCTGGATTTCGTCACTATTTGGCCATTTGAATGTTCTGtttagaaaaagataaaaagttaCTGCATTCACAACAATATAAAAAGCCAGCTCCAGAAGCTGTCTATATAGAGATGGAAATGGAATATTGAGCCTATATATTAAGAATGGCAAAATAAAGTAACGAAATTCTAGCAATTTTTGAGGAACTGTGACTGCtaataaacacacaaaatacattAAGATCCAGAATATCGATTTTGATTTTAGTGTATCAGCAAAACTCCAGCCAGCAAATATATAGACTGGAACTAATACATATTTCACAAGCTCGTGTCTTTGGAAGACTTTTCTCCAGACATAGAATGTATAATGTCTGTTATCGGCTAGTAAATACTTATGAACATATGTAAATTTCCAGATCAGGAATAAAGAAATGACAGCGATTAAGCTGTACTGCACAGGGTGCTTTCGTAATGACAGAAGGAATTTCCTGATTTTAGTAGGGGTCAATAAaagagggaatgaaaaaaagacagtaaaggTCAGAAAATAGAACAGCTGAGGAAAGTGCAAACAGGCTTCGTGGCTAGTTCTGTCACCAACAACGATTCCACCATTGATgaagacaaaaccaaagaacaCAGTTACTAATATGATGTATGGCCAAGTTAAAGCAGTAAGTGTAACTAAGTTTTTAGGCGATATGAGATATTCAACAAGAAACTGC from Gavia stellata isolate bGavSte3 chromosome 4, bGavSte3.hap2, whole genome shotgun sequence harbors:
- the ALG10 gene encoding dol-P-Glc:Glc(2)Man(9)GlcNAc(2)-PP-Dol alpha-1,2-glucosyltransferase, with the translated sequence MERAEAHGFSAAMSGAFLLSCLLFAAINRRQRGPYMDEAFHVPQAQAYCHGRFLQWDPMITTLPGLYLVSVGVVKPAAWLFGWTGSVVCSAGMLRFINLLFSAGNFYLLYLLLFKIHQKNKAVSGFQRILSTLTLAMFPTLYFFTFLYYTDPGSVFFTLFAYLMCLYGNHKTSALLGFCGFMFRQTNIVWTVFCAGNVVAEKLNEAWKTELQKKKDEKISSRKGSFSDLIRILQFLVEYLISPKNLVTLTALTWPYIILVTVFFGFVFINGGIVVGDRTSHEACLHFPQLFYFLTFTVFFSFPLLLTPTKIRKFLLSLRKHPVQYSLIAVISLFLIWKFTYVHKYLLADNRHYTFYVWRKVFQRHELVKYVLVPVYIFAGWSFADTLKSKSIFWILMYFVCLLAVTVPQKLLEFRYFILPFLIYRLNIPFPSLYRQLLELAFYIVVNAVTFYLFLNRTFKWPNSDEIQRFMW